In the genome of Jaculus jaculus isolate mJacJac1 chromosome 11, mJacJac1.mat.Y.cur, whole genome shotgun sequence, the window gaccctacctcggggaaaaaaaaaaatcttgagccagaagctgggcttggtggctcaggcctttaatcccagcactcgggtgacagaggtaggagaatctttgaatttgaggccagcctgagtgtgaattcaaggtcatctggggctagagtaagaccctaccaagaTTGGcggggagggactggagagatggcttagtggttaaggcacttgcctgcaaagctaaaggaccttggtttgatcccccagtaccaggtaagccagttgcacaaggtggtgcatgcatctggagttcatttgcaatgagtggaggccctggtgtgctctttctctctctcactctgcctgtttcccactgtcaagtaaataatttttttttttttttttttttgaggtagagtctcattgtaacccaggctgacctggaatttactatgtagtttcagggtggtcttgaattcacagcagtcctcctgcctctgccccttgagtgctgggattaaaggcgtgtaccactatacctggctctagttttttttttttttttttttttttttggctgttcaaggtagggtctctctctagtccaggctgacctggaattcactatggagtatcagggtggcattaaattcatggcaatccatctacctttgcctcttgagtactgggattaaaggtgtgcaccaccatggctggctcttgttaatttttaaaacaatatttatgtgctggagagatggcttaatggttaaggctcttacctgcaaagcctaagaacccaggttcatttccccagtacctttgtaagccagatgcacaaagtggcgcatgtgtctggagtttttttgcaacgggtagaggccctggcgtgccctttctctacctccctccttctctccccccacccctagtaaataaaaataaataaataaaatgaaaactccagacacgtgctgctttgtacatctggctttacatggatactgggcaatcgaacctgagccatcaAGGTTTGCTAACAAATGCcattaactgctgggccatctttccagccctcttagtTAATTTTGAGACCAGAGCTAACTTActgcttaggctaacctggaactcaagaTCCGCTAAGCCATATCCAGctcaaattgaaaaaaatgttgaATGTTTCCTGTATGGTGGCTTAGATACCATATGAAAGCTGGCTTAGCTACTTTTTCTGCTAAGGGTCTCCTGAGGTATGGTGGGGCCATAACCTTCCTTATCTCTAGTTGATAGCCTGCCCTACTGATAACCATGAGTCAGCCAGAAAGAGCTGCCTCTGTTGAGCCTCTTGTTCCCTTTTCCCAGGTTCTCCAGGGAGCGCACATTGAGAGAGGAATCCTGGGAGTATAGGCAGAACGAGCGAGGGCCCACTGACTGGAGGCTGGAGAGCTCCAATGGGAAGAGTTTGTCTCGGAAGTCGGAGGAGAAGGAGGCTGGCGAAATCTGAACCTGGCGCTAGCCCTGTAAATAGTCTGATAAAATGTTCAGCACATCCTAAAATTACCATttatatttgctgagtacaactCATCTTTTTGTAGGTTAAATTTCTATTGTTTGGCTCTAGCTGTGAGTTTCTAGAATTGTTCAGAGCTGCTCCTGTGTTGGGGTTATGTTGTATAGGAACAAATAAACCTGGTGGTTGCTCCCTGACAGCTGTATTGGGTTTCTGTTGTGAATCTGTTACAGAGGCACCTCATTGTGACCCAGTACCAGTAGACCCAAGGGCTGTGCTGCCTTGACCTCAGAAACTGTCAGgccacttatttgcaagcagagagagacagactcaaCAATGGACACACCTGGGCatagtgccactttgtgtgtccagctttatgtggatactgggaaattgaatctgggtcattaggctttgcaggtaaatgccttaacctgagccatctcttcaaccctaccACTTTTGAATTTTGGCATCCTGCATGCCAAGACACATGAGACACTCCACTGAGCCAAGTGTGTATGGGTACCCTGCTCTGCTCACTTGCATCTCAGCTGCTCATCTACTCCCTCAGTGTAGGTTATGTGGGGGCAGGTTATGTTCCACACACATTTCTAAAGGAAAAGCTGCATGTCTGGTCAGGTAAGCTGGACTGTAATGTAATTCTTTGATATCACTTAGGACAAAGACCCAAGAATAATGTCCATTTGGGTGAGCCTCCCATCCCTGGTCCTCCAGGTGGAACTCAAGTTCAACTCTGCTTTCCTGGTTTTCCTGGAGGGAGGGCTTGCACTTGGGTTCCCTGTTTCTAGGTAGATAATTCTAACTAGATGTGGCTGCTGAAGGCAGAACTTGACTGGGCCTTAACCAGACTGCCCTTACCTCATGGCCAGTACCATTTTGAATGATTTGGGTCCCCCCCACCATGTAAATATAATTTTGTATGTGGGCAAACAGCTGTTTTGCTTTATTGTTTTACTGGGGAGTGAGGCTTACCAGGAATATTGCTATGCCCATGACCTGTGGTACCCACATCCCTACTCCTTTGTTCCCTGCAGCTTGGACTACACTGTTGGGTTTATAGGCTTTCTGTGGTATCCTTTAGGTAGTGAAGCCCTCTGGACCTCCAACAACCGTCAGGACAGTTGTTTTGGGTCCTTGTTACCCCTCAGGTAGTCTCAGATTCCTATCCAGTTTCCATAGGGGACTCACATTTGTGATGCATCCAGtgaatcctttttttaaaaaaaaaatatatatagttgaAATGAACTTTACTTTTTTAGATAACCTACttgacatgtttttatttatttttgtgatttttttttatgagagaattggcatgctagggcctttagctactgcagttgaactccagatgcttgagtcaccttgtgcgtctggcttatggggcacctggagagctgaacttgagtccttaggctttgcaggcaagtgccttataactaactgctaagccatctctccaccaccaccacattttttttttttttgtatgaaagcccaacagacttgctttttattttacttttaaaattttatttattcattgatttatttggtttttcaaggtagggtcttatctgtagcccaggctgacttggaattcactatgtagtctcaggatgccctcaaactcatggcaatcctcctacctctgcctcttgagtgctgggattaaaggtgtgcgccatcacgccagCTAAAGAATTTTTTAGGATTAATTTTTGtttagcatttttttaatttatttatttgagagcgacagacagcaccagggactccagccactgcaaacgaactccacacgcatgcggccccttgtgctaaggtgggttctggggaattgaaccttgaaccagggtccttaggcttcacaggcaagtgcttaaccactaagccatctctccagcccatgaatttttttaagtggttatttatttgaaagagagagtgggcacgccaggacctttagccactgcaaactctagatgcatgcgccaccttgtgctgctttggctttgcaggcaagcaccttaaccactaagctgtctctacaGCCCAAGAATCCCTCCCCCactaaggtaaggtctcactctagcccaggctgacctggagacatatgtagtctcaggttgcctaaaactcatggcgatcctctgacctctgcctcccaagtgctgagattaaaggcatgtaccacagcATCCAGCTTCCAAgaaacttttgttttaaaatttatttatgagatagaactgggcatgccagggcctcttaagcCTCTACAAACatacttcagatacatgcaccaccatgtgcacctgacttacatggcttctgaggaattgaacctgggtactttgattaaggtacttgccttaaccactgaaccatctcttcagcctacagAATGCTTTTACCACAGCCTCCTGATAACCTGAGGTCCTCAATAAACTTACCTTGGGCATGGTTAGACCCcatgtatctttttttgttgttatttttatttacttgagagtgacagagagagaatgggcacaccagggcttccagccgctgcaaacaaactccagatgtgtgcgcccccttgcgcatctggctaacgtgggacctggggaaccgagcctcgaaccggggtccttaggcttcacaggcaagcgcttaactgctaagccatctctccagccccccagtgtcTTAAACACCCCTACAGCTCATCTACCAGACCCAGGTATGGACCTAACTATAAGCCTGTCCTCATTTGGCCAAGGCCAAAGACAAATTCATGACCCAATGGCATAGGTCCACACACCATAGTGAGGGGTGGCCTGAACACACTGATGCACCAAGGAAATGTTGAGGTCTAGAATTGACCTACCCACTGCAGGTAGTGCTCTTGTTACTGCCTAGCCCCCTCCCTCTTGTAGTGTACCCAGTAAATTTTCTACTTtaccttttctacttttttttttttttttttttggtttttcgaggtaggatcttactccagctcaggctgacctggaattcactatggagtgctcagggtggcctcaaactcatggcaatcctcctacctctgcctcccgagtgctgggactgggattaaaggcgtgcgccaccacacctggctccttttctACTTTTTACATGAATTCCTTCACCACCTGCCAATCCCATCCTTAGTCCACtacacttctttttttcatttgaggcTATCTATAGCTTAAAGCACTTTGTTATGGAAGAGACACCTAAGTCACTGCTTTCCCACCCTGCCGAACAACACAAGTTAAAAAGAGCctgtaatccttgcacttggaAAGTAGAGACAGGTAGATCAGGACTTCCAGGCCAGTTTTCAAGTTTGAAACCACTTAGGGCTACATGAAACCAGTTCCTTTAGGAAGAAGAGAACTGGCCCATTCCAGCTTTTCTTGAACCCTTGCCTCTGCATTGGCCTGTTTGCACACCTTTTCCTTGGACCCACAGCATATAAGTCAATGTGTGGCACTGACCTAGAGAATTTTATTAAAACATCTTGAAAGACATGACTGGGAAGCCCACTACAACCCATCCTCAGTTCAGTGATACTTGGAGGCCAGTGCTGAGTTCACGTTGCTCAGAAACTTGTCCAAGGATGCCTGCATGGCAGGGCTAAAGTCTCCTGGGTAGTGGCGGGCGAGGGTCACCAGCAGACAGTGGCTGAGGAGCTGTGAGAAAAGAGGGAATCATGTTATGTTATCCCTCCTGAAGGCTTGATCTAATGGGACCCGCACCTTCAGCACCAGTAGGTGCAGCGTGAACCATACATTAACCTGGAAGTTTGCAGGGTCCACATGTAGCTTGTGTGCGTGCAGAGCACTCAGAGCAGACAGGGCACCAGACAGGTCGTCCAGATGGTTGGCAGCGAGGGTCAGCGCGTTGGCCACCTTCTGGCCATGGGCTTTGACCTGACTGGAGCCAGGGCTCAGGTCAAAGTGCGGGAAGTAGGTCTTGGTGGAGGGGAAAGCCTGGAAAGTCCTGCGGAAGGAATGTCATGTGCATCCGGGTCAGGCAAGTTGCACGTCCTCACAGCAGCCTAACGGGTAAATGAGCCCAAGAGCCCCCAGCCCTGCCCTCACCTCTCCAAGGCCTCGGTCGCATAGATTCCGACATTGCTGCCCAGTTTTTTCCACAGCGCTTGCACCAGCGCCCGATCGGTTGAGGAAAGCTCCATCCCTGCGCTGGTTTTCCCCGCGCTCTGCTCCCAGGCTGAGCCCCAAGATACGCTGAAACCTGCGCGGCCACCAGGGGGCTCTGCAGCCCTGCCTCCGCCCCACTGTTCAGTCTGGCCCAGCTTGAATCTGCCACTCAAATCTCCCAGGGTCCCAAAACCACATTGTTTACTGTGTGAAAAATCTTGTGTGTTATTATTAGAATACACGGGAGTTTAAAGTGTATCTTGGTATTGTCAGTGTATTCTGAGCCATTAAGACACCTAGATTATACTTTCATACTATATAAAATCAAcaaaggggctgggaaaatggctcagcagataagaccACTTATCAggagagcctgacagcctgactTTGATATCCAACACTCATGCAAACAGtggggtgtggccacacatgcctggaaACCCCAATCCTTCGAGAGTGGGGGACAAACTAgaaaatctctggggcttgctggttagttACTTcagaaatgaacaaaacaaaaaacaacagcttCAGATTTAGAGAGAAACCCCTTCCCAaggcaaaaaagaagaaatgagaacaGTACATCTGATGTTCTGACCACTATGCCCATGCacagcatacacatgtgcatacaccatacaaacacacaccacaccacacataaggAAAGCCTCTCTCCCTTCAGCCATATTTGGGTATATCTTATTTCCAAAGTGCCTCTCTAATAACCACCACATGCTCACTTGTGCCTATATTTatgttaaaaatctattttaaggaCGCAGCTCAATTAGTAGCTTGtttgcctaccatgcacaaagGCCAGTGTCTCATCCCCAGTCCTGCATGAAACTGGTGTGGTGATACATaactgaggccagtctgagctacatgagaccttgtcttaaataaataaaaatctgctgggcacgcctttaatcccagcactcgggagaaagaagtaggaggatctccataaattcgaggccaccctgagactacatagtgaattccaggtcagcctgagctagagtgagactctacctcgaaaaccaaaacaaaacaaaattatatatatcctTATAATACACTCCATCCCTCCTTCTAAAACAATTCTTAGGTTCTTAAGAGAATAACATGGATAACATGTCAGGTGCCTGGCTGTTTCACATGTTCCTTTTTGGACAGTGGTATTTATGGAGTGCTTATGATACCTCCAACGACAGCAAAAAGCCATGGAACACCCCTAACATGACATGTGGCACATTAATTTTGGGGGGGAGttgtttcaaggttgggtctcactgtagccaaggctgacctggacttcactatgtagtgacagggtggccttaaactcacagcagccctcctacctctgcctcttgagtgctaggattaaagctgtgagccaccactcattagccttgaattcatggtgatcatctTTGTTTggctaaaaaaaattccattttggAATTGGGTGGTAGTGGTAATTAAATTGGTAGTGTGTATGCCTAgcttgcatgaagccctgggttaaattcccagcACTGGATAAAGTAGATATGATAGTGCAcatggaggtagaggcagaagattcagtacaaggtcatccttggctacatagtgacactaccctgggctatgtgagaccctgtcacaaaaactGTTTTCAGCCTGATGTGTTggtgtactcaggaggcagagataggaggaccactatgagttcaaggccagcctgagactacatagtgaattccaggtcagcccagactgggctatatggagatcctaccttgaaaaacctaaataaataaatgtaaaaaactaACCTTTTATTgccagcttccataattatagacagtaaattatgataatgccctcccctctcccaatTCTTCCCCTATCAAATCCCTTCactctctcttattttgttgtcatcagcttttccctggggaggggggcagaCGGGTGACAGGGAAAGATTCAGTGTCACTCTGAAGAAGAGGCTTCCTCACTAGCCACCTGTGGGAAGAGCTGGGtaaattcgtgtgtgtgtgtctgtgtgtgctggGTATGGGGTTTGCAATAATCCTGGGCAAAGGATTTTACTTGGCTTCTCTTCCCTTCACTTgtccctttccccttctcttcccacttgcctttatttaatttttgttgttgttgtttttgtttttggaggtagagtctcactctagctcaggctgacctggaattcactatgtagtttcaaggtggcctcgaactcacagagatcctcctacttctgcctctagtgctgggattaaatgtgtgcgccaccacgcccggctttttaaaatatttttattacttgagagagagtgagtgaggtggaggcagagaaagaaagggtttctctctctctctctctctctctctctctctctctctctctctgtcgttttTCTTTTCCTGCCTTCTACCTCTACACAGAGGTCCTTGGTCGGAGGCTGCTTATGTGTTCCCTATGAGCGTCCCAAGCCAACCAGGGAACCTTGGCCAACAGAGAATCCAGGCACACAGGTTTCCGCCCACTCAGACTTTATTTAAGACCAAGAGGTGCAGGTGCGAGGAGGGGAAGAACGCCTGGCCCAAGGCAAGGCGGAAAGGGGGCGGGGCCCCCAGGCTCCAGCTTAACGGTATTTGGAGGTCAGCACggtggccacagctgcaaggaaCTTGTCCAGGGAGGCATGCACAGCAGGGTTGAAATCAGCAGGGTGGTGGGCGGACAGGGTCACCAGCAGGCAGTGTGCCAGAAGCTGCAGAGAGGAAGGATCGAGTGAGTGAAGGTAGCGCTCCACCTTCTGCGACCCCCAGGTCCTAAATCCCTCCCCGCTGCCAGGTCTGAACACAAACCTTGAAGTTGACGGGGTCCACACGCAGCTTGTGGGCGTGCAGGTCACTCAGAACGGACAGGGCGGTAGGCAGGTCATCTAGGTGGCCCGCGGCAGTGGCCAGAGCATCCGCTACCTTCTTGCCATGGGCTTTGACCTGGGCAGAGCCGTGGCTCACATCGAAGTGAGGGAAGTAGGTCTTGGTGGTGGGGAAGCTGGAGAACATCCTGTGACAAGAAGGGGGGAAGGGTCCCCGGAAAGAACAGTTAGGGGTCGCCCCCAGCCTCAGGGGTTCTTTCAGAGAAGAGTGAACGGGGAGGAGTACTCACCTCTCCAGGGCCTCCGCGCCATACTCGGCACCGTGGCCGCCAATCTTGTCCCAGGCAGCCTTGACGTTGGCCTTGTCTTCAGCGGAgagcaccatggtgacttctttctgagtctgagtCAGAAGCAGAAGTGTACTGAGCCCTCACTGCCAGGCGCTTATATGCCTGGGGCGCGGAGGACACGCCCGCCCGGGCGCTCCCATTGGCTGGCGCTCCCGGCTGCGCTCCGACCTGAGCGTGGACGCCAGCCTCCCGCCATGGGTGTGGGCGTGGAAGTGAGGGTCCCGCTGCCCCAGCAGAGAAAGAAGCCGCACAACCCAGCCTTGGCCATGCCCCTGTGTTCGTGCTTCTCGTTCCCTTTCCTGTTCTGCATCTTTTCCTGATTCTGCTCTCAGTCCCAGGCTTCATCCTGGCTCTGAGGACAAAAAGGATAAAATGCTGGGGATATAGAGGTACAAGTCGCCTACCCCTGGCCTTTTTTGAATCCTGCTCCAATCTCTGCAATCCCTGAGACCAAACATAAATCAAATAgtctctctttgtcttcctccctctctcccttccttttattTGTGAAGATAAATGTTGTCAAGGCTGAATCCTTGGCCTCAGCCTTTGAATAGATGAGACTTCAGAGGCAAGTCACTACATTCTGCATGTTAACATGCCAAGAGCTCCCAcctattaaaaaggaaaaggactGGGAGCTGGTTTCGGCATGGCACACATACATAGCCCAATCACtggggaggttgaagtaggaagattgcttgaACCCtggagttctgggccagcctttGAAAGAGAGAACCCACACTTTTATAACAAAAACTGACAACAAAGACAGTAGTGCATGAAAGCTGAGCATGTAGCTGACTGTTGGAATGCTTTCCTAGCATAGGTTAtggattcaatcctcagcactaaaaaatagataataaataataaaatagtgcacgagagtagccgggcgtggtggtgcaagcctttaatcctggcactacagaggcagagataggaggattgccatgagttcaaggccaccctgagaatacatagtgaattccaggtaagcctgggctaaagtgaaaccctacctcaaaaaaaaaaaaaaaaaaaaaagttcatgaggCAATAGTTGAAGATGTACTTCAGCCCAGATGAATACTCTTGGGCTCAGACCTAAACTTCTTTGGCTTTCTTGGGCAAGAGAGCTAGGGCAGAAAAACTCTATAAATGGAATAACACACACCTACTCAGAGAATATGCTTttgaatgtctttttttcttcttcttttctttctttttttctgattcttgGGACAcaatctcatgtagcctaggttggccttgaatttcaaATTCAGATGCTCCTGATTTCAcctctttgaaaatatattttttatatgatggagaatagaatttcaaaggggaaagtggggggtattaccatgtttttttttattttttatttatttattttttttaattaattaatttattttttatttatttatttgagagcaacagacacagagagaaagacagatagagggggagagagagaatgggcgcgccagggcttccagccactgcaaacgaactccagacgcgtgcgcccccttgtgcatctggctaacgtgggacctggggaaccgatcctcgaaccagggtccttaggcttcacaggcaagcgcttaaccgctaagccatctctccagcccaccatgggtttttataatcatggaaaatgttaataaaaattgagaataaaaataaataaataataatatttttatagggctggagagatggcttagcggttaaggtgcttgcctgcaaagccaaaggactcaaggtttcattccccaggactcacataagccagatgcatgaagtggcacatgcatctggagtttgttagcagtgactggaggccctagtgtgccactctttttttctctctgtgtgtgcctctttcttgttctcaagtaactacataaaaatttaaaaaattagataaaatattttgtggAGGTGGGTGTGggggcatatacctttaatcccagcactcaagagacagaggtaggaggatcaaccatAATTTTgaagccaccctcagactacatagtgaattatgtgggtaatgaagaatcaaaccctagctgtcaggctttgcaagcaagtgcctttagcagctggaccatctctccagccccacatcatttttttaaaaatttttttgtttatttttatttatttatttgagagtgacagagagagaaacaggcagatagggagagagaatgggcgcatcagggcctccagccactacaaaagaactccagatgtgtgcactcctttgtgcatctggctaacgtgggtcctggggaatagagccttgaactgtggttctcaggcttcacagggaagcccttaaccactaagccatctctccagccccagccccacatCTTAATGTGCCCACACTTAGCTTAGTTTAAGTGTTTttataaattaagtaaaaatggtTTGGCTGTGGGTCAGGGGATAAATTTATGGGAACAGAGGGAGAGAACTTCTCAGCTGTTCAAAGTGGACCTGTCCACAAAGAAAGAGGGGCCTTACCACCCTCCCCAAAATTTTATCCAGTGGGGCATGTGTAGGCTGTTTTAGGGATGGGCCTGCAGACCTGTCCATTTCCTAGGGCAACACAACCAGGAAGGGTGTTCAAGCATGGGGCTTGGGGACCTCAGCTCGTGGAACAGGAGTCTGTGGCTGCTGATAGCAGGCAGCAGATAGGGAGAAGCAAAGGGAGAGCCCAGAAGGCCTGGCTAGAGACAGATAATGGAGGCAATGAATTAAGTTCCAAGATCTGTGGACAGTGAGCAGTTAATGTGCTTCATGAACTGTAGCAAGAAGGGACAGATATTGTGCTATGAACTTCCCAGGAACACCCTATACAGAAGCCAGGCCACCCTCTTCTTCCCTGCTATGTTGACCTGTGCTCTGAGGGTTGTTGTGAGGGAGCAAGGGCAGGTTATGTTAACCACTACTCTCACACCTGCACACCTCCTACACACCTGCCCTCTCATGAGAGAGTTTCAACCAACTGCATTTGGATATTTGGATCTGGGACAGCCTATTTCTATTGTGTGGTTGTTaactttgcctttttctttcttttttttcagttttttgttgtgtttttatttttattttttcatttatttatttgagagagagagagagaaggagaaagaggcagatagagaaagggcacatcagggcctccgggcacggcaaacgaactcccagacctatgtgccctcttgtgcatctggcttatgtgggtcctggggagttgaacctgggtcctttgcctttgcaggcaaacaccttaaccactaagccatcactcccaccctgtgttttgtgtttttgatttttgagatagggtctcgctctaacccaggctgacctggaattcgctatgtagtctcagggtggccttgaacacacagtggtcctcctgcttctgcctcccaagtgctgggattaaaggtatgtgccaccacacccttttttcccagttttttgaggtcgggtctccctctagcccaggctgacctgaaatttactctatagtctcaggcaggccttgaactcatagtgattcttctacctctgaggCCACCTGGgttccaggattaaaggcatagaccACCATGGTCTTGTTTGTGTTTTGGAGA includes:
- the Hbq1 gene encoding hemoglobin subunit theta-1 isoform X1 translates to MELSSTDRALVQALWKKLGSNVGIYATEALERTFQAFPSTKTYFPHFDLSPGSSQVKAHGQKVANALTLAANHLDDLSGALSALSALHAHKLHVDPANFQVNLLSHCLLVTLARHYPGDFSPAMQASLDKFLSNVNSALASKYH
- the Hbq1 gene encoding hemoglobin subunit theta-1 isoform X2; the encoded protein is MELSSTDRALVQALWKKLGSNVGIYATEALERTFQAFPSTKTYFPHFDLSPGSSQVKAHGQKVANALTLAANHLDDLSGALSALSALHAHKLHVDPANFQLLSHCLLVTLARHYPGDFSPAMQASLDKFLSNVNSALASKYH
- the Hba1 gene encoding hemoglobin subunit alpha, giving the protein MVLSAEDKANVKAAWDKIGGHGAEYGAEALERMFSSFPTTKTYFPHFDVSHGSAQVKAHGKKVADALATAAGHLDDLPTALSVLSDLHAHKLRVDPVNFKLLAHCLLVTLSAHHPADFNPAVHASLDKFLAAVATVLTSKYR